The proteins below are encoded in one region of Longimicrobium sp.:
- a CDS encoding penicillin acylase family protein, whose product MKLRAWVVLVLAAYAPAAAAQAELARQVEIRRTAYGVPHIRAENFRAAGFALGWVQMEDHGPRIVLGLLRARGELALHFGADSLDSDFAYRPVHRRAVATLPQLEQDTRDMYEGFAAGVNRYVELHAAEVPSWVRPAFTGADVHAQGMGGTGTPGLGRLIDRLRGVAPRRDGAAPAAEGPSEDGSNAWALAPSRTRSGRAILLRNPHLAWSAGYYEAHVTVPGAMDFYGDFRLGGPIVLVGGFNPYLGWATTNNAPDLEEVYALDVDPARPDHYLFDGGSVPLRRVEETIDFRNGPGIGRETRDTWSSPLGPVIHRGGGKVYVLRAAGENEFRGGEQFLKMMRARNRTEWTNAMKMRARVTSNLTYADRDGNIFYVWNATLPSLPHPSGGDTAVVPASRSSEVWTKVVPFDSLPQVLNPRGGYVRNENDPPYLTNLHQPLPRSRYPANFPDVELRLRSQHSLELLHNTRKVTLEDVIRMKHSMRMILADRVKDDLVKAVRATAPAGEVADAVAVLERWDNTVAAESQGGLLFETWWRRYVSTAPQARPSAASVGFPAPAEALFRRPWTAADPMATPHGLADAGRAVEAFTWAVAETKRKWGGVDVEWGRVHRVRHGSVDVPVGGCSGQMGCFRVLGFREEADGTRTSVTGDGWVLAVEFTTPVRAYSVLAYGQSSRPGSPHHDDQAAMFAANRMKPVAFTEADVERTTIRRYRPGLEDEPR is encoded by the coding sequence ATGAAGCTGCGAGCGTGGGTCGTTCTCGTCCTGGCCGCGTACGCGCCGGCCGCCGCCGCGCAGGCGGAGCTCGCCCGGCAGGTGGAGATCCGCCGCACCGCGTACGGCGTTCCGCACATCCGCGCGGAGAACTTCCGCGCCGCCGGCTTCGCGCTCGGCTGGGTGCAGATGGAGGACCACGGCCCGCGCATCGTGCTGGGGCTGCTGCGCGCGCGCGGCGAGCTGGCCCTCCATTTCGGTGCGGACAGCCTGGACTCGGACTTCGCCTACCGCCCCGTGCACCGCCGCGCCGTGGCCACGCTCCCGCAGCTGGAGCAGGACACGCGCGACATGTACGAGGGCTTCGCCGCCGGCGTGAACCGCTACGTGGAGCTGCACGCGGCGGAGGTCCCGTCGTGGGTGCGCCCCGCCTTCACCGGCGCCGACGTGCACGCGCAGGGGATGGGCGGCACCGGCACTCCCGGCCTGGGCCGCCTGATCGACCGGCTGCGCGGCGTCGCGCCCCGCCGCGACGGCGCGGCACCGGCCGCGGAGGGACCCTCCGAGGACGGCTCCAACGCCTGGGCGCTGGCGCCGAGCCGCACGCGCTCCGGGCGCGCCATCCTGCTGCGAAACCCGCACCTCGCCTGGTCCGCCGGCTACTACGAGGCGCACGTGACCGTCCCCGGCGCCATGGACTTCTACGGCGACTTCCGGCTGGGCGGCCCCATCGTGCTGGTGGGCGGCTTCAACCCGTACCTCGGCTGGGCCACCACCAACAACGCCCCCGACCTGGAGGAGGTCTACGCCCTCGACGTGGACCCCGCCCGCCCCGACCACTACCTCTTTGACGGCGGCTCCGTCCCTCTGCGCCGCGTTGAGGAGACCATCGACTTCCGCAACGGCCCCGGCATCGGCCGCGAGACGCGCGACACTTGGAGCTCGCCGCTGGGCCCCGTCATCCATCGTGGCGGGGGCAAGGTGTACGTGCTGCGCGCGGCGGGGGAGAACGAGTTCCGCGGCGGCGAGCAGTTCCTGAAGATGATGCGGGCGCGGAACCGGACGGAGTGGACGAACGCGATGAAGATGCGCGCGCGCGTCACCTCCAACCTGACCTACGCGGACCGCGACGGGAACATCTTCTACGTGTGGAACGCCACCCTTCCCTCCCTTCCGCACCCCTCCGGCGGCGACACGGCCGTGGTGCCCGCATCGCGCAGCTCCGAAGTCTGGACGAAGGTGGTTCCCTTCGACTCGCTGCCGCAGGTGCTCAATCCGCGCGGCGGCTACGTTCGCAACGAGAACGATCCGCCGTACCTCACCAACCTCCACCAGCCGCTTCCGCGAAGCCGCTACCCCGCCAACTTCCCGGACGTGGAGCTGCGGCTGCGCAGCCAGCACTCGCTGGAGCTCCTCCACAACACGCGCAAGGTGACGCTGGAAGACGTGATTCGCATGAAGCACAGCATGCGGATGATCCTGGCCGACCGCGTCAAGGACGACCTGGTGAAGGCCGTGCGCGCCACCGCGCCCGCCGGCGAAGTGGCCGACGCCGTCGCGGTGCTGGAGCGGTGGGACAACACGGTGGCGGCGGAGAGCCAGGGCGGGCTCCTGTTCGAGACCTGGTGGCGTCGCTACGTGAGCACCGCACCCCAGGCGCGGCCCAGCGCCGCATCGGTCGGCTTCCCCGCGCCCGCCGAGGCGCTCTTCCGCCGCCCCTGGACCGCCGCCGACCCCATGGCCACCCCGCACGGCCTGGCCGACGCCGGCCGCGCCGTGGAAGCCTTCACCTGGGCCGTGGCGGAGACGAAGCGCAAGTGGGGCGGCGTGGACGTAGAGTGGGGCAGGGTGCACCGCGTGCGCCACGGCTCGGTGGACGTGCCGGTGGGCGGGTGCAGCGGGCAGATGGGGTGCTTTCGCGTCCTCGGCTTCCGCGAAGAGGCGGACGGCACGCGCACCAGCGTCACGGGCGACGGGTGGGTGCTGGCGGTGGAGTTCACCACCCCGGTGCGCGCCTACAGCGTGCTGGCGTACGGCCAGAGCAGCCGCCCCGGCTCGCCGCACCACGACGACCAGGCCGCCATGTTCGCCGCCAACCGCATGAAGCCCGTCGCCTTCACCGAAGCCGACGTGGAGCGCACCACCATCCGCCGCTACCGCCCGGGCCTCGAGGACGAGCCGCGGTGA
- a CDS encoding amidohydrolase family protein, translated as MRFSHLPRRGLAAGALVATLALPLHAQGGYDVIIRNGRVLDGTGNPWYRADVALRGGRIAAVGDLAGARATREVDAAGLYVAPGFIDVHTHAGEGLATAALGHGRPLLAQGITTVLVNPDGGGATDMARQRAALQAAGIGVNVAQMVPHGSVRQRVMGMADRAPTPAEMEQMRALVRAGMEEGAFGISTGPWYAPGSFAKTEELIDLSRVVAGYGGAYSSHIRDEADYSVGLVAAVDEVIRIGREAKLRVVATHLKALGPRVWGYSAALVSRIDRARAEGVEVFADQYPYTASATSLSGALVPRWALAGGDTALRRRIGDPAEGARLRAELLESLDRRGGAARIQFRRHRPDPTIEGKTLQWVAERGRVQPVDAVLALLREGNPGVVSFNMLDEDVDRLMRQPWMMTSSDGDLVPMGEGVPHPRSYGTYPRKIRMYVVERGVVDLAAAVRSMTSLPATVFRIPDRGVLREGAVADVVVFDLARVNDPATFSDPHRLAEGMVHVFVNGGEAVRDGRFGAGPHGRVLSLPRRAPTP; from the coding sequence ATGCGCTTCAGCCACCTGCCGCGGCGGGGCCTCGCGGCGGGCGCCCTCGTCGCCACGCTCGCGCTGCCGCTGCACGCGCAGGGCGGCTACGACGTCATCATCCGCAACGGCCGCGTGCTGGACGGCACCGGCAACCCGTGGTACCGGGCGGACGTGGCGCTGCGCGGCGGGCGCATCGCGGCGGTCGGCGACCTGGCGGGGGCGCGGGCGACGCGCGAGGTGGACGCGGCGGGGCTGTACGTGGCGCCCGGCTTCATCGACGTGCACACCCATGCCGGCGAAGGGCTCGCCACGGCGGCGCTCGGCCACGGCCGGCCGCTCCTGGCGCAGGGGATCACCACCGTGCTGGTGAATCCGGACGGCGGCGGGGCGACGGACATGGCCCGCCAGCGCGCGGCGCTCCAGGCCGCCGGCATCGGGGTGAACGTGGCGCAGATGGTACCGCACGGCTCCGTTCGCCAGCGCGTGATGGGGATGGCGGACCGCGCGCCCACCCCCGCGGAGATGGAGCAGATGCGCGCCCTGGTGCGGGCGGGGATGGAGGAGGGCGCCTTCGGCATCTCCACCGGGCCGTGGTACGCGCCGGGGAGCTTCGCGAAGACGGAAGAGCTGATCGACCTGTCGAGAGTGGTGGCGGGGTACGGCGGCGCGTACAGCAGCCACATCCGCGACGAGGCGGACTACAGCGTGGGGCTGGTGGCGGCGGTGGACGAGGTGATCCGCATCGGCCGCGAGGCGAAGCTGCGCGTGGTGGCCACGCACCTCAAGGCGCTGGGGCCGCGCGTGTGGGGCTACTCCGCCGCGCTGGTGAGCCGCATCGACCGAGCGCGCGCCGAGGGGGTGGAGGTCTTCGCGGACCAGTACCCCTACACCGCCTCCGCCACCTCGCTGAGCGGCGCGCTCGTCCCCCGCTGGGCGCTGGCCGGCGGCGACACGGCCCTGCGCCGCCGCATCGGCGACCCGGCGGAGGGAGCGCGGCTGCGGGCGGAGCTGCTGGAGAGCCTGGACCGGCGCGGCGGCGCGGCGCGCATCCAGTTCCGCCGCCACCGCCCCGACCCCACCATCGAGGGGAAGACGCTGCAGTGGGTGGCCGAGCGCGGGCGCGTGCAGCCGGTGGACGCCGTGCTTGCCCTGCTGCGCGAGGGGAACCCCGGCGTCGTCTCCTTCAACATGCTGGACGAGGACGTAGACCGGCTCATGAGGCAGCCGTGGATGATGACCTCGTCCGACGGCGACCTGGTGCCGATGGGGGAGGGGGTGCCGCATCCGCGCTCTTACGGCACCTACCCGCGCAAGATCCGCATGTACGTGGTGGAGCGCGGGGTGGTGGACCTAGCGGCCGCGGTGCGCAGCATGACCTCGCTCCCCGCCACCGTCTTCCGCATCCCCGACCGCGGCGTGCTGCGCGAGGGCGCCGTGGCGGACGTGGTGGTGTTCGACCTGGCGCGCGTCAACGATCCCGCCACCTTCAGCGACCCCCATCGCCTGGCGGAGGGAATGGTGCACGTCTTCGTGAACGGCGGCGAAGCGGTGCGCGATGGCCGCTTCGGCGCCGGGCCGCACGGTCGCGTCCTCTCCCTACCCCGCCGCGCGCCGACGCCTTGA